One Osmerus eperlanus chromosome 24, fOsmEpe2.1, whole genome shotgun sequence DNA window includes the following coding sequences:
- the ube3a gene encoding ubiquitin-protein ligase E3A, with the protein MKKATAKHLIERYFRQLTEGCGNGDCTNTFCASCLDFQPVDNNAAAVRALELYKINAKLCDPPPPNDGAHPDGGANGIHPALTRSDSEMSAREDYKEVHYLTEHTVYNIMDACEVTGDFSPMIRVIGRIFSNADALVHSFRKDRVFGKDRRGSRLSGDEETEAGEDEKTLTAAGEEEGSGAFAAAEAEPSREDSIPLRLGPFDVSVDIDAVRRVYDKLLSNELTEAAFLNALVYLTPNLELDLTYLDVYDTDPNYLNIFIIVMENRNLHSPEYLEVAMPVFCKAMSKLPLPGLARLTRLWSRYTGSQIRRMMETFQQLITFTVISNEYDSDNLVNDDEAVVAAVKCLKLVFYANVLAGDLDVGHNEEEDEELESSELTLQELLGEERTHRKGPRVDLLEKELGVRTLDCRTPLVPFEDFVNEPLNEVVEMDKDFTFFKVDSESKFSFQSCPFILNAVTKNQGLYYDNRIRMYSERRITALYSMVQGQQHNPYLRLKVRRDHIIDDALVRLEMISMENPSDLKKQLFVEFEGEQGVDEGGVSKEFFQLVLEEIFNIDIGMFTYDDDTKLFWFNPSSLENEAQYTLIGIVLGLAIYNNCILDVHFPMVVYRKLMGKKGTHLDLADSHPLLYQSLTQLLEYDGNVEEDMMLTFQISQTDLFGEPTTYDLREDGEKIPVTNENRKEFVCLYAEYTLNTSVERQFRAFKRGFHMVTNESPLKYLFRPEEVELLICGSRNLDFEALEETTEYDGGYSKDCQIIKDFWETVHLFGVEQKRLFLQFTTGTDRAPVGGLGKLKMIIAKNGPDTDRLPTSHTCFNALLLPEYSTKEKLKERLLKAITYAKGFGML; encoded by the exons AT GAAGAAAGCGACTGCAAAGCATCTAATCGAGCGCTACTTTCGCCAGTTAACCGAGGGCTGTGGAAATGGGGACTGCACAAATACATTCTGTGCATCGTGTCTTGATTTTCAACCCGTGGATAACAACGCAGCCGCCGTCAGGGCACTGGAGCTATATAAGATTAACGCCAAACTttgtgatcccccccccccaaacgacGGTGCCCATCCGGACGGCGGAGCCAACGGAATCCACCCTGCCTTAACCAGAAGCGACAGCGAGATGAGTGCCAGAGAAGACTACAAAG AGGTGCATTACCTGACTGAACACACGGTGTACAACATCATGGACGCCTGCGAGGTGACCGGCGACTTCTCTCCCATGATCCGGGTGATCGGCAGGATCTTCTCCAACGCGGACGCCCTGGTGCACAGCTTCCGGAAGGACCGGGTCTTCGGCAAGGACCGACGCGGATCCCGCCTCTCCGGGGACGAGGAAACGGAAGCCGGCGAGGATGAGAAGACGTTGACggcggcgggggaggaggaggggtcaggagcCTTCGCGGCGGCAGAGGCGGAGCCCTCCAGGGAGGACAGCATCCCTTTGAGGTTGGGCCCCTTCGACGTGTCCGTGGACATAGACGCGGTGAGGAGGGTCTACGACAAGCTGCTGTCCAACGAGCTGACCGAGGCGGCCTTCCTCAACGCGCTGGTGTACCTGACTCCCAATCTGGAGCTGGACCTGACCTACCTGGACGTGTACGACACCGACCCCAACTATCTGAACATCTTCATCATCGTGATGGAGAACCGAAACCTCCATAGCCCCGAGTACCTGGAGGTGGCGATGCCCGTCTTCTGCAAGGCCATGAGCAAGCTCCCCCTGCCTGGGCTCGCCAGGCTGACGCGCCTGTGGTCCCGGTACACCGGCTCGCAGATCCGCCGCATGATGGAGACCTTCCAGCAGCTCATCACCTTCACCGTCATCAGCAACGAGTACGACAGCGACAACCTGGTGAACGATGACGAGGCGGTGGTGGCCGCCGTCAAGTGTCTGAAGCTGGTCTTCTACGCCAACGTGCTGGCCGGCGACCTGGACGTGGGGCacaacgaggaggaggacgaggagctcGAGTCCAGCGAGCTGACCCTGCAGGagctgctgggggaggagcGCACCCACCGGAAGGGCCCCCGGGTGGACCTCCTGGAGAAGGAGCTGGGCGTGCGCACCCTGGACTGCCGGACGCCCCTCGTCCCCTTCGAGGACTTTGTCAACGAGCCGCTGAACGAGGTGGTGGAGATGGACAAGGACTTCACCTTCTTCAAGGTGGACTCGGAGAGCAAGTTCTCCTTCCAGAGCTGCCCGTTCATCCTCAACGCCGTCACCAAGAACCAGGGCCTGTACTACGACAACCGCATCCGCATGTACAGCGAGCGGAGGATCACGGCGCTCTACAGCATGGTGCAGGGCCAGCAGCACAACCCTTACCTCAGGCTCAAAGTGAGGAGAGACCACATCATCGATGACGCCCTGGTCCGG CTGGAAATGATTTCCATGGAGAACCCTTCAGACCTGAAGAAGCAGCTGTTTGTGGAGTTCGAGGGGGAGCAAGGAGTAGATGAGGGAGGCGTTTCCAAAGAGTTCTTTCAGTTGGTTTTGGAGGAAATCTTCAACATTGATATTG GGATGTTCACGTACGACGACGACACCAAGCTCTTCTGGTTCAACCCCTCCTCGCTGGAGAACGAGGCCCAGTACACACTGATCGGGATCGTTCTAGGACTGGCGATTTACAACAACTGCATCCTGGATGTCCATTTCCCCATGGTGGTCTACAGGAAGCTCATGGGCAAGAAGGGGACCCATCTGGACCTGGCTGACTCGCATCCA CTTCTCTACCAGAGTCTGACGCAGCTGCTGGAGTACGACGGGAACGTGGAGGAGGACATGATGCTCACCTTCCAGATCTCCCAGACCGACCTGTTCGGAGAGCCCACCACGTACGACCTgagggaggacggagagaaGATTCCGGTGACGAACGAGAACAGAAAG gagtttgtgtgtctgtatgcagaGTACACCCTCAACACCAGCGTGGAGAGGCAATTCAGAGCCTTCAAGAGAGGCTTCCACATGGTGACCAACGAGTCTCCGCTCAAGTATTTGTTTCGGCCGGAGGAAGTGGAGCTGCTCATCTGTGGAAGCAGG AATCTTGACTTCGAGGCCCTTGAAGAGACCACAGAGTATGACGGCGGCTACAGCAAAGATTGCCAAATTATCAA AGACTTCTGGGAAACGGTGCACTTGTTCGGTGTGGAGCAGAAGAGGCTGTTTCTCCAGTTCACCACAGGCACAGACAGGGCGCCCGTGGGAGGCCTGGGAAAGCTGAAGATGATCATCGCTAAGAACGGCCCTGACACAGACAG gttacCCACCTCTCATACCTGCTTCAACGCACTGCTACT